One genomic window of Ziziphus jujuba cultivar Dongzao chromosome 4, ASM3175591v1 includes the following:
- the LOC107419352 gene encoding RGS1-HXK1-interacting protein 1 encodes MADAPTPSTSSSSASNENGASSSSSTITSMTEGLQRTVINSTDSALRSARSLHHSSQDFLSHLASNYKTFEHAFFNTIKEGLMTTAEHPTATVGVGVAATFLLLRGPRRFLFRHTLGRLQSEEAQFVKAEKNVKELSTSVDLMKKESRKLLERATLAEKDMKYGHTELMKAGSQIQHLAKSVYKVEAQAVDLMDNLREIPGREALKLRAEVASIASLLKRQRAFLDKRIMKISELGVPV; translated from the exons ATGGCGGACGCCCCCACTCCCTCGACCTCCTCCTCGTCGGCGTCGAATGAGAATGGAGCATCGTCGTCCTCCTCCACAATAACATCCATGACTGAGGGTCTGCAGCGTACCGTCATAAATTCCACTGACTCTGCTCTTCGCTCTGCCCGTTCTCTCCATCATAGCTCACAGGATTTCCTATCTCATCTTGCTTCAAACTATAAGACCTTTGAACATGCTTTCTTCAACACAATCAAAG AAGGGTTGATGACTACGGCTGAACACCCTACTGCAACTGTTGGCGTTGGTGTGGCTGCTACATTCCTCCTCCTGCGGG GACCTAGAAGGTTCTTGTTTCGTCATACATTGGGTCGACTGCAAAGTGAGGAG GCACAGTTTGTTAAAGCTGAGAAGAATGTAAAGGAGTTGAGCACTTCAGTGGATCTGATGAAAAAGGAGAGTAGAAAACTCCTTGAAAGGGCAACTCTTGCTGAAAAAGACATGAAATATGGTCATACTGAGCTCAT GAAAGCTGGAAGTCAAATTCAACATCTCGCAAAATCTGTTTACAAGGTTGAAGCTCAAGCTGTGG ATTTGATGGATAACCTGAGAGAAATCCCTGGTAGGGAGGCTTTGAAACTTCGGGCAGAG GTAGCTTCTATTGCATCGCTTTTAAAAAGGCAGAGGGCTTTTCTGGACAAACGGATAATGAAAATTTCTGAATTAGGAGTTCCTGTATGA
- the LOC107419349 gene encoding uncharacterized protein LOC107419349 isoform X2, whose amino-acid sequence MMLCESLLRDRIQPWLRDYDRLQSFAVILIYIQIGCALIGSLGALYNGVLLINLAISLFALVAIESSSQSLGRTYAVLLVSAIFLDISWFILFTHDIWNISSGNYGTFFIFSVKVTLVMQVIGFSVRLSSSLLWIQIYRLGVSYVDTTVPRETDFDLRNSFLSPATPAVVRQTSGSDDVLGGSIYDPAYYSSLFEDGQDNRCLLGGQQLGIGSNRSTSTSDSPVLKPSIGRSFQPVDEENAAGQPQTV is encoded by the exons ATGATGCTTTGCGAATCACTGCTGAGAGATCGAATACAGCCATGGCTTCGTGATTACGACAGGCTCCAGTCATTCGCCGTCATCCTCATTTATATTCAG ATTGGTTGCGCATTGATCGGATCCCTTGGAGCCTTGTACAATGGCGTCTTGCTCATCAACCTCGCCATTTCATTATTCGCCCTCGTTGCCATTGAGAGCAGCAGCCAAAGTCTCGGCCGTACCTATGCTGTCCTCCTCGTCTCCGCTATCTTCCTTGATATCTCCTGGTTCATTCTCTTTACCCATGATATCTG GAACATTTCTTCTGGGAATTATGGaacattttttatcttttcagtAAAAGTCACTCTGGTAATGCAAGTTATTGGATTTTCTGTTAGGTTATCATCGTCATTGTTATGGATTCAGATATACAGGTTGGGGGTTTCTTATGTAGACACTACAGTTCCTAGAGAAACCGATTTTGATTTAAGAAATAGCTTTCTGAGTCCTGCAACTCCTGCCGTTGTTAGACAGACCTCAGGTTCTGATGATGTTTTAGGGGGCTCTATCTATGATCCAGCTTATTATTCATCCCTCTTTGAAGATGGTCAAGATAATAGATGTTTGCTTGGG GGGCAGCAGCTTGGTATTGGCAGCAACAGATCTACTTCTACATCAGACTCTCCTGTGCTTAAGCCATCCATTGGCAGGTCTTTTCAGCCTGTAGAT GAGGAGAATGCAGCTGGCCAGCCTCAGACAGTTTGA
- the LOC107419349 gene encoding uncharacterized protein LOC107419349 isoform X3, whose amino-acid sequence MMLCESLLRDRIQPWLRDYDRLQSFAVILIYIQIGCALIGSLGALYNGVLLINLAISLFALVAIESSSQSLGRTYAVLLVSAIFLDISWFILFTHDIWNISSGNYGTFFIFSVKVTLVMQVIGFSVRLSSSLLWIQIYRLGVSYVDTTVPRETDFDLRNSFLSPATPAVVRQTSGSDDVLGGSIYDPAYYSSLFEDGQDNRCLLGEENAAGQPQTV is encoded by the exons ATGATGCTTTGCGAATCACTGCTGAGAGATCGAATACAGCCATGGCTTCGTGATTACGACAGGCTCCAGTCATTCGCCGTCATCCTCATTTATATTCAG ATTGGTTGCGCATTGATCGGATCCCTTGGAGCCTTGTACAATGGCGTCTTGCTCATCAACCTCGCCATTTCATTATTCGCCCTCGTTGCCATTGAGAGCAGCAGCCAAAGTCTCGGCCGTACCTATGCTGTCCTCCTCGTCTCCGCTATCTTCCTTGATATCTCCTGGTTCATTCTCTTTACCCATGATATCTG GAACATTTCTTCTGGGAATTATGGaacattttttatcttttcagtAAAAGTCACTCTGGTAATGCAAGTTATTGGATTTTCTGTTAGGTTATCATCGTCATTGTTATGGATTCAGATATACAGGTTGGGGGTTTCTTATGTAGACACTACAGTTCCTAGAGAAACCGATTTTGATTTAAGAAATAGCTTTCTGAGTCCTGCAACTCCTGCCGTTGTTAGACAGACCTCAGGTTCTGATGATGTTTTAGGGGGCTCTATCTATGATCCAGCTTATTATTCATCCCTCTTTGAAGATGGTCAAGATAATAGATGTTTGCTTGGG GAGGAGAATGCAGCTGGCCAGCCTCAGACAGTTTGA
- the LOC107419349 gene encoding uncharacterized protein LOC107419349 isoform X1, which translates to MMLCESLLRDRIQPWLRDYDRLQSFAVILIYIQIGCALIGSLGALYNGVLLINLAISLFALVAIESSSQSLGRTYAVLLVSAIFLDISWFILFTHDIWNISSGNYGTFFIFSVKVTLVMQVIGFSVRLSSSLLWIQIYRLGVSYVDTTVPRETDFDLRNSFLSPATPAVVRQTSGSDDVLGGSIYDPAYYSSLFEDGQDNRCLLGVRHLSLTYAYHAYLRRRMQLASLRQFEDETGINDFCSLWASAPHILWILGFVSFMIQPDCMWEWGFVQFARQSSKFSP; encoded by the exons ATGATGCTTTGCGAATCACTGCTGAGAGATCGAATACAGCCATGGCTTCGTGATTACGACAGGCTCCAGTCATTCGCCGTCATCCTCATTTATATTCAG ATTGGTTGCGCATTGATCGGATCCCTTGGAGCCTTGTACAATGGCGTCTTGCTCATCAACCTCGCCATTTCATTATTCGCCCTCGTTGCCATTGAGAGCAGCAGCCAAAGTCTCGGCCGTACCTATGCTGTCCTCCTCGTCTCCGCTATCTTCCTTGATATCTCCTGGTTCATTCTCTTTACCCATGATATCTG GAACATTTCTTCTGGGAATTATGGaacattttttatcttttcagtAAAAGTCACTCTGGTAATGCAAGTTATTGGATTTTCTGTTAGGTTATCATCGTCATTGTTATGGATTCAGATATACAGGTTGGGGGTTTCTTATGTAGACACTACAGTTCCTAGAGAAACCGATTTTGATTTAAGAAATAGCTTTCTGAGTCCTGCAACTCCTGCCGTTGTTAGACAGACCTCAGGTTCTGATGATGTTTTAGGGGGCTCTATCTATGATCCAGCTTATTATTCATCCCTCTTTGAAGATGGTCAAGATAATAGATGTTTGCTTGGGGTACGACATCTGTCACTTACATATGCATATCATGCCTACTTAAG GAGGAGAATGCAGCTGGCCAGCCTCAGACAGTTTGAAGATGAGACGGGCATTAATGATTTTTGTTCGCTTTGGGCATCTGCTCCCCATATTTTGTGGATATTGGGTTTTGTTTCATTCATGATACAACCAGATTGTATGTGGGAGTGGGGATTTGTACAGTTTGCGAGACAATCAAGCAAATTTTCCCCCTAG
- the LOC107419363 gene encoding E3 ubiquitin-protein ligase SIRP1: MEEAMVARYWCHRCSQMVNPIMEMEQVEQIKCPFCHSGFVEEMSTTAAVPTPPTRNDSRSDSDSDFGSDRALSLWAPILLGMMGNPRRRRRFRRLDFDDYVDDEDDDADDDDGNHEHGNGGGRGDTELDRELDSIIRRRRRSSATILQLLQGIRAGLASEPQNSDTRDIRENRDERERVILINPINQTVIVQNENQTTPMGMGSLGDYFIGPGLDLLLQHLAENDPNRYGTPPAKKEAIEGLPTVSIMEDCVQCSVCLDDFEMGSEAKEMPCKHKFHSACILPWLDLHSSCPVCRFQLPADDSKRDSDGSSSNPSDNNNNIDAGGGGGSSQGGELDGDGRNGSGRRFSFPWPFNGLFSSSGSQSSSGSSSTSTSTVANAGRAGNGTASQTDEN, from the coding sequence ATGGAGGAAGCAATGGTGGCTAGATATTGGTGTCATAGGTGTTCTCAAATGGTGAATCCGATCATGGAAATGGAACAAGTCGAGCAGATCAAATGCCCATTTTGCCACAGCGGATTCGTTGAAGAAATGAGTACCACTGCCGCCGTGCCAACACCACCAACAAGAAATGATTCTCGCAGTGATTCGGATTCCGATTTTGGATCCGATCGAGCCCTCTCTCTTTGGGCCCCAATCTTGCTGGGCATGATGGGTAATCCGCGCCGCCGCCGGAGATTTAGACGTCTTGACTTCGACGACTACGTGGACGACGAAGATGATgatgctgatgatgatgatggcaaTCATGAACATGGAAATGGTGGAGGGAGAGGAGACACTGAATTGGATCGAGAACTCGATTCCATCatcaggaggaggaggaggagctcTGCTACCATTCTACAACTGCTTCAAGGCATTCGCGCCGGTCTTGCATCAGAACCCCAGAATTCTGATACTAGAGATATCAGGGAAAACAGAGACGAAAGAGAGCGCGTGATTCTCATCAATCCCATCAATCAGACGGTCATTGTTCAGAATGAGAATCAGACGACCCCCATGGGCATGGGTTCGTTAGGGGATTACTTCATAGGTCCTGGTTTGGATTTGCTGCTGCAACATTTGGCAGAGAATGATCCTAATCGTTACGGGACGCCTCCCGCCAAGAAGGAGGCCATTGAGGGGCTGCCCACCGTGTCAATTATGGAGGACTGCGTGCAGTGCTCGGTTTGTTTGGATGATTTTGAGATGGGTTCTGAAGCAAAGGAGATGCCTTGTAAGCATAAATTTCACAGCGCCTGCATTCTACCGTGGCTGGACCTTCATAGTTCCTGTCCAGTTTGTAGGTTTCAGTTGCCTGCCGACGATTCCAAACGTGATTCTGATGGTTCTTCTAGTAACCCGTctgataataacaacaacattgATGCTGGTGGTGGAGGCGGCAGCAGCCAAGGTGGCGAGCTGGACGGTGATGGTCGAAATGGAAGTGGCAGGCGGTTTTCGTTTCCATGGCCTTTTAATGGCTTGTTTTCTTCCTCAGGGTCTCAATCAAGTTCTGGGAGCTCTTCGACCTCAACATCAACCGTAGCAAATGCAGGTAGAGCTGGAAATGGAACTGCTTCTCAAACGGACGAGAACTGA
- the LOC107419362 gene encoding pyruvate kinase, cytosolic isozyme, translated as MDHQERKPKTKIVCTLGPASRSVPMVEKLLRAGMNVARFNFSHGSHEYHQETLDNLRQAMNNTGILCAVMLDTKGPEIRTGFLKDGKPIQLKQGQEITISTDYSIKGDENMICMSYKKLAEDLKPGSVILCADGTITFTVLSCDRENGLVRCRCENSAMLGERKNVNLPGVIVDLPTLTEKDKEDILQWGVPNNIDMIALSFVRKGSDLVEVRKLLGKHAKNILLMSKVENQEGVANFDDILANSDAFMVARGDLGMEIPIEKIFLAQKVMIYKCNIQGKPVVTATQMLESMIKSPRPTRAEATDVANAVLDGTDCVMLSGETAAGAYPALAVRTMAKICVEAESTLNYGDVFKRIMDHSPVPMSPLESLASSAVKTANSSKATLILVLTRGGSTAKLVAKYRPGMPILSVVVPEIKTDNFDWSCSNESPARHSLIFRGLVPVLSAGSARASSAETTEEALEFALQHAKAKGLCKNGDSVVALHRDGTASVIKILTVK; from the exons ATGGATCATCAGGAGCGAAAGCCGAAGACAAAGATCGTTTGTACGCTTGGACCTGCATCAAGGTCTGTGCCAATGGTAGAAAAGCTACTGAGGGCTGGTATGAATGTTGCCCGCTTTAACTTCTCCCATGGATCCCACGAATACCACCAGGAAACACTCGACAATCTCAGGCAGGCCATGAACAACACTGGTATTCTCTGTGCCGTCATGCTTGACACCAAG GGTCCAGAGATTCGAACTGGATTTTTGAAGGATGGCAAACCAATCCAACTGAAGCAGGGTCAAGAAATCACCATATCCACAGACTATAGCATAAAGGGTGATGAGAATATGATTTGCATGAGCTATAAAAAGTTGGCTGAGGATTTGAAACCAGGGAGTGTGATACTCTGTGCAGATGGTACAATCACATTTACGGTTTTATCATGTGACAGGGAAAATGGGTTGGTTAGATGCCGCTGTGAGAACTCTGCGATGCTTGGTGAGAGAAAGAATGTTAACCTCCCTGGAGTCATAGTGGATCTCCCAACATTAACAGAGAAAGACAAGGAAGATATCTTACAGTGGGGGGTTCCCAATAACATTGACATGATTGCTCTGTCCTTTGTTCGGAAAGGTTCTGATCTTGTGGAGGTTCGCAAGCTGCTTGGAAAACATGCTAAGAATATTCTTCTAATGTCCAAG GTTGAAAATCAAGAAGGTGTAGCAAATTTTGACGACATCCTTGCAAATTCGGATGCATTCATGGTTGCACGCGGTGATCTTGGAATGGAAATTCCTATTGAGAAGATATTTCTTGCACAGAAAGTAATGATCTACAAGTGCAACATTCAAGGAAAACCTGTTGTTACAGCAACACAGATGTTGGAGTCGATGATCAAGTCCCCCCGGCCAACCAGGGCTGAAGCAACTGATGTTGCAAATGCAGTTCTTGATGGAACTGACTGTGTGATGCTAAGTGGTGAAACAGCTGCTGGAGCTTATCCTGCACTGGCAGTGCGGACTATGGCCAAAATATGCGTGGAGGCAGAAAGCACCCTTAATTATGGAGATGTCTTCAAAAGGATTATGGATCATTCGCCTGTGCCAATGAGTCcattggaaagcttggcttctTCTGCTGTTAAAACTGCAAACTCGTCTAAAGCAACTCTAATATTAGTCCTAACCAGGGGAGGAAGCACAGCTAAACTGGTGGCTAAGTACAGGCCTGGCATGCCTATATTATCTGTGGTGGTCCCTGAAATTAAGACTGATAATTTTGACTGGTCATGCAGTAATGAATCTCCAGCAAGGCATAGCCTAATTTTCCGTGGCTTAGTTCCAGTTTTAAGTGCAGGGTCTGCTAGGGCATCTAGTGCAGAGACTACAGAAGAGGCATTAGAATTTGCGCTTCAACATGCTAAGGCAAAGGGACTCTGCAAGAATGGAGATTCCGTTGTGGCTTTGCACCGTGATGGAACTGCATCAGTTATCAAGATATTGACCGTCAAGTAA